CCGGGTCGGTCCCGCGGTCGGTCGTCTCACGGAGCGACAGCAGTAAACCGACTCTCTCGTCACCCCATCTCGTCTCACACTTCTCGCCGCCGGCCGCTTCTCTCGCTCTCGATCACCGACCTCCCACCAGCGATCGCTTGTTTCCGCCGCTCAGGTCGGTTCTCCGGGCGCTTCGTCGCCGACGCGGAGCGTCAACACGGGGACGTTCGAGGCGCGGACGACCTTCTCTGCGACACTCCCGAGCAGCAGTCGGTCGATCCCACCGCGTCCGTGAGTGCCCATGACGATCAGGTCACAGCCCTCTCGCTCGGCGTACTGGACGATCTCGGTGCTGGGCGACCCGTCGATGACGTGGGTCGTCACGTCGACGCCGGAGCCCTCGGCGCACTCGCGAACCTGCTCCAGTGCGCTGTCGGCGTCCGAGCGCAGCATCTCGTCGACTCCTTCCATCGAGGCCTCCATCGGGAGACCGGCGAGGCCGGCGGTGTTGACGACGTAGATCGCGTGGATCTTCGCGTCGTGGGCGGCCGCGAGGTGGATCGCGTGGGTGATCGCGCGCTCGACGCCGGCCGATCCGTCGGTCGGAACGAGCACGCGGTCGTACAGTGCCATGTTCTCTCGTACCACGCTTCTCGTCGGTCAGGTAAGAAGATTTCGCGCGAACCGGTGCGACCACCTGGAAGTGACGACAGCGGATCGGTCAGTGACGGTGCTCCCGAATCGGGTGACGACCGAGCCTGGAAGGCGACGAGGGGTGTCGGAGCCGGGTGGCTCGCCGGGTTCCGGGCTGGCGACAGCACCCGCGACTGGATCCACACCGCACCCGCCGACAGCACCGCACCTCGGACCTCCCCAGCCTCGTCGGATGCTCTCCGCACCGCCCGCATCCGACTCCCTCGCACGTCTGGCGAGAGACACGCTCTCGCTGACCCTCGTCACCGGCGCGCCGCGCCGACTGCCAGCGAGCCCCTCGGTCTCGCCCTGTTCGGTCCCCTCACGAGGACGACGCCTCGCGCGCGCCGTCCGCAGACTCACAGACTGAACCGCTCGAACTCCACCCCGAACAGCTATTCGTGGCTCACACGGCCGAACAGCCTTCCTTCCAGTCACTCCGGGCGTGAGTCCCGAGCAAAGCTTTTGCCCGGAGACAGGAATGGTAACGTGCACCATGAAGAAACTCATCAACGAGCCGGGTGACGTGGTCGACGAGATGCTGGACGGGATGGTCGCCGCGTACCCGGATCGGCTCCGACGGCTGGACGGAAACGAGGTGCTGGTGCGGTCTGACGCGCCGGTCGCGGGGAAGGTCGGTATCGTCTCCGGCGGCGGCAGTGGCCACGAACCGACACACGCGGGCTACATCGGCGACGGGATGTTGGACGGCGCGGCCGCCGGCGAGATATTCACCTCGCCGACCGCCGACCAACTCGACGCGATGATCCAGGCCTGTGACGCCGGCGAGGGCGTCCTCTGTGTCGTGAAGAACTACGAGGGCGACGTGATGAACTTCGACACCGCCGGCGAGATGGCCGGGATGGAAGACGTCGACGTCGAACAGGTCGTCGTCAACGACGACGTCGCGGTGGAGGACTCGCTGTACACCTCCGGCCGCAGAGGTGTCTGCGGGACCATCCTCGTCCACAAGGTCGCCGGCGCGAAGGCCGCCGAGGGCGCGGACCTCGCGGAAGTGAAGCGGGTCGCGGAGAAAGTCATCGACAACGTCGGGACGATGGGGATGGCGCTCACCTCCTGTGTGACGCCGGAGAAGGGCGAACCGACCTTCGACCTCGGCGAGGACGAGATCGAACTCGGCATCGGGATCCACGGCGAACCGGGCACCGAGCGTACCGACGTCATGTCCGCCGACGAGATCACCGACCACCTGACACAGAACGTCCTCGACGACCTCGACCTCGACGCGGGACAGGAGGTCGTCACCATCGTCAACGGGATGGGTGGCACGCCCCTGTCGGAACTGTTCGTCGTCAACCGTCGCCTCCAGCAACTGATGCACGACCACGGTCTGGAGACCTACGACGCGTGGGTCGGCGACTACATGACCTCACTCGACATGATGGGCTGTTCGATCACGGTCTGTGCGGTGGACGACGAACTGAAAGACCTGCTGGACGCACCGGCCGACACCCCCGCGCTGAAGGTCTGAGTCGCACAGCCATCCACGACTCTCGATCCGTCTTCTTTCGCTGTCGTGCTCGAGGCACGCCACCACGCGACAAGGTGATATACGCGCTCGGCCTAACCGATGGTAAGTGTCGGGGCGTTCGCCACCTGTTCGACCGCGTTCGGGCGATCTGCGGCGATCGACCGGCGCAGACTCATGCAACAGGATATCGACCTCGAACGACTGTACCGCGACGTGATCCCGTCGGTCGTCTCCGTCTACGTCGCCAGCACCGGCCCCGGCATGGGGTCGGGATCGGGCTTCGTCTACGACGACAGCCACGTGCTCACGAACCAGCACGTCACCGCCGGCCAGCGAGAGGTCGAACTCCGCTTCTCGGACGGTCAGTGGCGCACCGGCAGAGTCGTCGGCGAGGACGCCTACACCGACCTCGCAGTAGTGGCAGTCCCGGACCTCCCGGCCAGAGCGACGCCGCTGACGGTCGCAAGCGAGAACCCTTCCCCGGGACTCCCGGTCGCCGCACTCGGCAACCCACTCGGTCTCGAGGGCTCGATCACGGCGGGCATCGTCTCCGGATCGAACCGGTCGATGGCGACCTCCAACGGCTTCGCCATCCCGGACGTGGTCCAGACCGACGCGCCGATCAACCCCGGCAACTCCGGCGGCCCACTCGTGGCACTCGCCGCGGACGCCGACCCCGACGATCCGGCCTACGAAGTCGTCGGCGTCAACCGCGCGAAGTCCGGCGACAACATCGGCTTCGCGGTCTCGCCGACAATCGTCCACCGGGTCGTCCCGGACCTCGTCAGCGACGGCAAGTACCGGCACTCGTACCTTCGCGCCAGAACGCTGGACGTGACGCCCTCGGTCGCCGAGGCGAACGGACTGGACGCTCCACGCGGTGTTCTCGTCGTGGACGTGACCGAGGGGCCGACCGGCGGGGACAGCCTGCGCGCCTGCACGACACGCCGGACGGTTCGAGGCAGAGAGATACCGGTCGGCGGCGACGTGATCGTCGGGATCAACGGTCACGAACTGCGCGCCCACGAGGAACTGATGCGGTATCTCATCACCGAGACGCGACCGGGCGAACCGGTCAAGGTCGACGTCCTCCGCGACGGGCAGGAGACGACTCTCCGCGTCGTTCTCGGCGAACGCCCGGCGGCGACACCCCGTGATCGGACGCGCGGGGGACGCAGAGGTGGTCGCGGCCGAGGCGGACGCGGTGGCGGTGGTCGTGGCGGACGGGGCGGTGGCGGCCGTGGTGATAGCGGTCGTGGTGGTCGACGCGGCGGGAGCGGTCGTGGTGATCGTGACAGGCGCGATGGCGACGACGACAGCGGTCGTGACGGCGACGACGGCGGGAACCGAATCCCCATCGAGTGACGACGAGAGGAGCGGACGACGCAGCCCTGCTCAGTCGGTCGTCGGGATGGCGACCGCGCCGGCGACGAAGAACGCGACCGCCAGCACCGCCAGCACTCCGAAGTTGAGCCAGACCAGCGACGGCTCCGTCCCGGCACCGACCGCCGGCGGCGAGGTGACGGCCCGGACGCCACGCGCGAAGTAGGTCAGCGGCGAGAGGTCGACCACCGGCCGGAACCACGCCGGGAGCAGATCCAGCGTGACGAACGTCTCCGAGAGGAACAACAGCGGGAGCGCGACCGCGTTGCTCGCCGCGATGACGCCGTCCTGTGAGTCGGCGACCCGGCCGAGCACCGCGCCCAGTCCACAGAACAGCGCGACCGCGAGTGCGACGAACGGCACGAGCAGCAGCAGGTACGGCGACACGACGATCTGTGCGCCCGTCGTCAGGACGACCAGCGCGAGCAGAAGGAGACCGGCCGCGCCGATGACGGCGACGTTGACGAGGGTGTGTGCCAGCAACCACTCGGCAGTCGAGAGCGGCGTCGTCGCCAGTTTCTCGAACCGGTTGCCCTCGCGGTGGCGAGCGATCTCGCTCCCGACACGCGAGAGCGGGGTGAAGAGGACGACGACCGCGAGATAGCCCGGCAGATAGTAGACCGGCGGTTGGGAGAACAACCCGCCACCGGTCGGTCGGGTCCCGACGAGGACGCCGAAGATCAGGATCAGGATCACCGGGAAGAAGAACGTGAAGAAGACCGCCGTCCGGCGTCTGAGGAAGGAGGCCAACGCGGCCGAGAACTCCGCGCCGACGCGACGCGTGGCCGTCATCGCGTGCCCCCCTGCCGACCGCCGGTGGCGGCGCTCGCACTCTCGGTCCCCTCGCCTGCCGTCTCGTCCGGTGGCGACTCACCCGGCGACTCGCCGGGCGTGACCGCCTCGGGGTCGGCGACGGTCCTGCCGCCGGCGTCCACGCGCTCCCCGGTGAGCGTGAGATACACGTCTTCCAGGTCGGGTTGTGCCCACGCCAACGTGTCGTACTCGACGCCGTGGTCCGCGAGGAGTTCGACGACCGGGCCGATGTCGGTCGGAGTGACCGGCCTGACGACGACACGCTCGGGACCGGTCTCGACCGCCAACTCGGTCTCGGCGAGCGCCGCGACGGCCGACTCGGGATCGTCGGTCTCGAAGGTCAATCGCGTCTCGCCGCCGTAGTCCGCGATCAGTTCCGCCGGCGAACCGACCGCGACGAGTTCGCCGGCGTTCAGCAGGCCAACCCGGTCGGCGAGTCGCTGGGCCTCCTCCATGTAGTGGGTCGTCAGGAAGACCGTGGTCCCGCCGCCGGCGAGCGATTCGAGGAGCGACCAGAGCGCGCGTCGGCCGGCGGGGTCGATGCCGGTCGTCGGTTCGTCCAGAAAGAGGATGTCCGGATCGTTCACCAGCGCGGTCGCCACGCAGGCTCTCCGCTGTTGACCGCCGGAGAGCGTCTCGTACCACGTGTCGGCGTCGTCGGCCAGTCCCACGTCCGCGAGCACTGATTCGGTGTCGCGGGCCTCGTCGTACAGGCCGCCGTAGTAGTCCACGAGTTCGCGCGCGGTGAGCCGCGAGGGTGGGTCGAACGACTGCGGGAGCAGGCCGATCCGCTGTGGGTCGAGCGCGTCGGCCGACTCGCCGAAGACCGCGACACGGCCCTCGACCTCCGTGGTCCCGGTCAGCGCACGTACGAGCGTCGTCTTCCCGGCCCCGTTCGGGCCGATGAGACCGAACACCTCGCCCGTCCCGACCGACAGCGAGACGCCGTCGAGCGCGACCGTGTCGCCGTACTCGCGGCGCACGTCCTCCGCGACGACTGGCTCCGTCATACCTCTCGCTACCGGCGGTTCGTGGGTAAGGATTCCGTTTCCGGTGGGTCGACGTGAGTCGTCCGGCGGTCGGTGCCGGCGTGCGTCGATGACTCAGCGCAACCGCCGGAGTTGCCAACTGATCCCGACGCCGACGACCAGCAGGACGACGAGGTTGAACGCGGTCCGGAACAGCGACCGGAACTCGGGGGCGATCCAGTCGGTGATGACCTGCGAGGCCGAGAGGTACAGCGAGACGACCGCGACCCCCGCGAGCAGTAGGAAGCCGGCGAGCAGGACGTAGTCGATGTACCGCCTGACTCGACTTTCGTCCGTCCCCTCGTCGCTCGACCGCTCATCGCCGACGTCCTCGTCATCGCCGACACCGACGGCGGTCGCTGGCTCACTCTCCTCGCCGGCGAGTGCGTCGTCGCTCACGCGGCCCACCTCCGGGCCAGCAGGCCAGCAGAGAACAGTGCGACGAGCGCGACGACCGGCCCGAAGCCGGGTGCCTGCGTGTCGAGGCGGGTCGGATCGCTGGTCGGTCGGCCACCGTCAGTGGCACTGTCCGACTCGAAGTCGCTCACCTCGAACTCGACCTCCTCGCGGGTCTCGTCGGCCGAGATGGTCCGCGACGGATCGAGGTTCGCGGTGCTTCTGGCGGTGTCGATCAACACGCCGTCCCGCCAGAGGGTGGCGTCGAGGTAGTAGTTGTACCCCTCCGGCACCGTCAGGCGAACGCTCGGCGCGACGGTCCGACCGGGGCGGATCGAGCCGACCCGAACCGAGGCGCGGTCGGCGACGACGTTCGACTCGGCCTGCCGCGCGACCACGGTCACGCGGAGGTCGTCGGGTGCGGTGTCGCCACCGTTCGTCAGCGCGGTCGAGACGTTCAGCGTCGTGCGGTTCGGGCCGGCGTCCGCCACCGAGTAGGAGAGTTCCGGGAGCGCGTCGGTCTCGGCGAAGGTCACGTCGCTCCGGGCGTACGGTGGCTGGAGCGCCGAGAGACCGGAGAGCGTGGTTCGACCCTGGTCGACGCGCTCGCCGTCGCGGTAGACGACGGTCTCGATCCGGTAGCCGCCCTCGCGTTCGACGCTGAGGGTCGCGTTCGCGGTCGTCTCGCGGTCGCCACGGAGTGTCCCCACGTCGACCCGGCGGGTCGTCTGGAGGAGTCCGGAGTCACCGTCGACCGCGCGGACCACGAGCGTCACGTTCTCGCTCGGGTTGCCGGCGTGGCGGAGGCGCGTCTCGACGCGGAGGTCGACGGTCGCACCCGAGACGTTCTCTGCGGCGACGGCGGCGTCGGCGATCTGGACGGGGCCGGGTCGCACCACCTCGCGGGAGTCGGGGCCTGCGAGGACCCCCGGGACCACGCCGGCGACGAGGAGGGCGACCGCGACCGTGCCGACGGCTCCGGCCGTCAGCAGGCGTTCGCGGTTCATATCCGGGAGTGCGCGGGAGTGAGATAAGTGTCTTGTGTCGAACTGGTTCGTGCGGCGTCGAACGGTCGCCGTCGCCTCAGTTCGTGCGACACGCCCACACGAAATCGGCACGCGCCGGCGGGCGATTTGGGACCGGTTTTAAGTCGTCTCGCGGGGGTCGTTCGAGTATGACGCTGTTCGTACTCGGGACGAACTCGGTTCACCACAGCGCCGCTATCGCCGACTACCTCGACGGCCGTGTCGGGCCCGACGACGAGGTCCACGCGATCAACTCCCAACAGGGTGGGGACGCCACCAGTGCCGAGGACGTGCGCGACGGCGAGGACGCGCTCAACGCGATCCGATCGCGTCTCGGCGACGCGACGACGGTCGAGACACACCAGTTCATCCGGGGGAACGATCCCGAGGAGGACGTGCTGGGCTACGCCGACGAGGTCGATGCGGACGAGATCGTCATCGGTATCCGGAAACGGAACCCGACGTCGAAGGTAGTGTTCGGGTCGACCGCACAGAAGATCTTGCTCCGGTCGAACCGACCGATGGCGGTCGTCCCGCTGGAGTCGGTCTGACTACTCGAAGTTCCGGGCGTACTCGACGCGCCGGCCGCTGTCGTCAACGCGGACGACGTAGAAGTCGGCGTCGCGGGCGTCGGCGGCATCGCTGAGTGCGCCGTGGCGGTCCGTCGCGGCGTCGCCGGTCTCGACGGCGACGAT
This genomic window from Salinirubrum litoreum contains:
- a CDS encoding ABC transporter permease; its protein translation is MTATRRVGAEFSAALASFLRRRTAVFFTFFFPVILILIFGVLVGTRPTGGGLFSQPPVYYLPGYLAVVVLFTPLSRVGSEIARHREGNRFEKLATTPLSTAEWLLAHTLVNVAVIGAAGLLLLALVVLTTGAQIVVSPYLLLLVPFVALAVALFCGLGAVLGRVADSQDGVIAASNAVALPLLFLSETFVTLDLLPAWFRPVVDLSPLTYFARGVRAVTSPPAVGAGTEPSLVWLNFGVLAVLAVAFFVAGAVAIPTTD
- the dhaK gene encoding dihydroxyacetone kinase subunit DhaK, translated to MKKLINEPGDVVDEMLDGMVAAYPDRLRRLDGNEVLVRSDAPVAGKVGIVSGGGSGHEPTHAGYIGDGMLDGAAAGEIFTSPTADQLDAMIQACDAGEGVLCVVKNYEGDVMNFDTAGEMAGMEDVDVEQVVVNDDVAVEDSLYTSGRRGVCGTILVHKVAGAKAAEGADLAEVKRVAEKVIDNVGTMGMALTSCVTPEKGEPTFDLGEDEIELGIGIHGEPGTERTDVMSADEITDHLTQNVLDDLDLDAGQEVVTIVNGMGGTPLSELFVVNRRLQQLMHDHGLETYDAWVGDYMTSLDMMGCSITVCAVDDELKDLLDAPADTPALKV
- a CDS encoding universal stress protein, with protein sequence MTLFVLGTNSVHHSAAIADYLDGRVGPDDEVHAINSQQGGDATSAEDVRDGEDALNAIRSRLGDATTVETHQFIRGNDPEEDVLGYADEVDADEIVIGIRKRNPTSKVVFGSTAQKILLRSNRPMAVVPLESV
- a CDS encoding DUF7490 domain-containing protein translates to MNRERLLTAGAVGTVAVALLVAGVVPGVLAGPDSREVVRPGPVQIADAAVAAENVSGATVDLRVETRLRHAGNPSENVTLVVRAVDGDSGLLQTTRRVDVGTLRGDRETTANATLSVEREGGYRIETVVYRDGERVDQGRTTLSGLSALQPPYARSDVTFAETDALPELSYSVADAGPNRTTLNVSTALTNGGDTAPDDLRVTVVARQAESNVVADRASVRVGSIRPGRTVAPSVRLTVPEGYNYYLDATLWRDGVLIDTARSTANLDPSRTISADETREEVEFEVSDFESDSATDGGRPTSDPTRLDTQAPGFGPVVALVALFSAGLLARRWAA
- a CDS encoding ABC transporter ATP-binding protein gives rise to the protein MTEPVVAEDVRREYGDTVALDGVSLSVGTGEVFGLIGPNGAGKTTLVRALTGTTEVEGRVAVFGESADALDPQRIGLLPQSFDPPSRLTARELVDYYGGLYDEARDTESVLADVGLADDADTWYETLSGGQQRRACVATALVNDPDILFLDEPTTGIDPAGRRALWSLLESLAGGGTTVFLTTHYMEEAQRLADRVGLLNAGELVAVGSPAELIADYGGETRLTFETDDPESAVAALAETELAVETGPERVVVRPVTPTDIGPVVELLADHGVEYDTLAWAQPDLEDVYLTLTGERVDAGGRTVADPEAVTPGESPGESPPDETAGEGTESASAATGGRQGGTR